The following nucleotide sequence is from Chloroflexota bacterium.
AGACCGTCCACGCCTGGGACGAGCGGTGGTGGCCCGTGCGGGCGATCGGGGGGTTCGTGTGGGCCAACGATCGGGCGGCCGTGAACCTACAGGCCACGGACGGCCGGGTGCAGGTGGGCGTCTGCCCCTCCCGCCCGCTGGGGCGTTGCCGCATCACGCTGCAGGACGGCGATCGCATCCTCTGGGAAGCCCACGCCGATCTGGCGCCCGAGCGCCCCTTCACGACGAGCGCGGAGCTTTCCCTCGACGCGTCCGCCCGAGAGCGCCTGTCCGTACACGTGACCGACATCTCCGGGGAGACGATCATCGCCTACGATCCGAAGGTGCATACGCCGGACGTCCCGCTTCCCCCCGAGCGGCCCCGTCCACCCCGCGCGTCCATGACGGCGGAGGAGCTAACCGTCGCCGCGCGCGTGAAGGAGACGGAGGCGGAGTACGACGAGGCGCAAGACCTCTTTCGAGAGGCCCTCTCCCGTGATCCGGGGTTCTCCGCGGCCCACGTGGGGCTGGCCCGGCTGTCGGCCCGGCAGGGGCTATGGAGGGATGTCCTGGAGCACACGGAGCAGGCGTTGAAGCGGGACCCCCATCACGGGGAGGCGATCTACCTGTCCGGCCTGGCCCACGCGGCCCTGGGCGACGACGAGGCTGCCGAGACAACGCTGTGGCAGCTCCATCGCGATCCCGCCTGGGCCACGCCCGCCTTCGTCGCGCTGGGCGATCTGGCGGCGCGGGCGGGGCGGTGGCCGGAGGCGATCGAGCTGTACGAGCAGGCGGCCTCCCCGCTGACCGGCCCCCGCCTCTCGTTGGCGTTCCGCCGCCTCGGACGGACGGAGTCAGCGCTGCGCCACAGCCGGGCGGCCGTGGAACGGGATCATTGCGACGGGGCGGCCTGGGCCGAGGTGTGGTTCGCCACCCGGGAGACGGCGGACTTCGACGCGCTGCGGGCGGCGCTCATGGACCAGCCGGAGATGTGGCTGGACGTGGCCCTCTTCTACGCCGATCTGGGGGCCACGGACGAAGCCCGGGAGCTGCTATCCTGGGCCACCGACGAGGGGCACCCGGCCGCGGATCACCCCATCGCCTGGTATCACCTCGGGCGCCTCCAGGACCGGGCGGAAGATCGGGCGGCCGCTGGACAGGCGCTCCGACGGGCCCGCCGGCTGCCCCCCGCCGAGATCTTCCCCCACCGGCTGAGCACGCTGGACGCCCTCGATTACGCCCTGGCCCACGACCCGGCGGACGCCCGTGCACACCTGTACCGCGGCGAGATCCTCTACGCCCTGGGGAGGCGCCCGGAGGCGGAGGAGGCGTGGCGCGCCGCCGTCCGTCACGAGCCGGGATTGGCCGTCGCCCATCGCAACCTGGGGCTGGCCGCCTACCAGGCTGGCAGATACCAAGAGGCGCTGCGGCACTACGAGGAGGCCGTCCGGCTGGCTCCGGACCAGGTACGCCCGCACCTGGAGCGGGATCGGGCGGGGCGGGAGGCGGGCGTGGAGCCCCGCCAGCGATTGGATTGGCTGCGCCGGGCCCCCGCCAGCGTCCGGGCGGACCATCGCGTTGCGCTCCAACTGGCCCATCTGCACACCCTTGTCGGCGAATACGACGCCGCGATCGACCTGCTGGAGTCCACCTGGTTCCATCCATGGGAGGGGGAAAAGCGCGCCCGGCAGGTGTACGTGGACGCATACCTGGGACGAGCCGGCGAGGCGTATCGCCGCGGAGATTACGAGGCCGCGCTGGCCGACTGTCGCCGGGCGCTGGAGTACCCGCCCAACATCCGGGTGGGTCGCCCCCATCAGACGGCGGACGCGGCGATCGCCTACCTGGCGGGGAGGGCGGCGGACGCGTTGGGGAGGCGAGAGCTGGCCGCGTCGTTCTACCAGGCCGCCGCTCAGGAGAGCCATCCCCCCGAGTCGCCGCTGCGATACCATCAGGCGCTGGCGCTGCGCGCGCTGGGGCGAGAAAAGGAGGCCGAGGCGATGCTCGCCGGGATGGACCCGAGCCTGCGAGCCCAACTGGACGCCCAATGGGCCTGGCTGCGCGAGGGGTAGCCCATGCCACCGAGCGGGCTTCTGATCGCCATCGAGGGAGGCGGCACCCGCACCCAGGCGGCCCTCTTCGATCTCACGGGTGAGCTCCTGGCGACGGCCCAGTCGGGCCCGGTGAACGTGAACTTCACCACGCCGGAACAGGCGCGGGCCGCGGTGGAGGAGGCCGTCGCCGCCGTGCTTCGTGCGGCAGGCGCCATCCCCACCGAGGTGAAACGGGTCGCCTACGCGCTGGTGAGCACCCCCGAGGTCGCGCTGCACGCCCTGCAACGGGCATGCCCCCAGGCCGAGCGGAAGCCATACGGGGAGGGTCAGGTGGTGTTCGCCCGGGCGGGACACTACCGGCCCCACGGCGTGGCGATCGTGGCCGGCACCGGGACCAGCGCCTGGGCGATGCGCCAGGACGACGGGCGCCAGATGGCCTTAGGCGGCTGGGGCTCCCTCCTGGGGGACGAGGGCAGCGCCTACGCCGTCGGCCTGATGGGGCTGCGAGCGGCGGCGAAGGCCTGGGAGGGACGGGAGGCGCCCACCGTCCTGATCGAGGCCGTGCGCGAGCACTTCGGCCTGCGCGATCCCGATTTCAAAAAGGCGCTGATCCGCCTGGCTTACCGCAAGCCGCTGAGCCGCACGGAGATCGCCGGCTTCGCCCGGGCGGTCACGCGAGCGGCAGCGGAAGGGGATGCGGTGGCGCGCCGCGTCGTGAACAGGGCGGCGCACGATCTGGCGGAGCTGGGCCTCCAGACCGTCCGACAACTGTTCTCCCCCCAGGAGGCGCTCGTCGTGGTGGCGGCCGGCGGCCTGCTGAACGCGGGGGAGCCCATTCTGAGCCCTCTACGCCAGCGGTTGCGGGCGGAGTACCCCGCCGCCACGCTCCAAATCGGAACGGAGGAGCCAGCCGTCGCCCTGGGCCGGCTGGCTCTTTACGATATCTCTTCGAGAGGTGAGGTGTCACCGTGCTGATCGAACGCTACTTTGAGGCCATGCAAGCCAAGCTTTCCGAGATCGCCTCGGATCTGGAGCCGATCCGACAGGCCGCCCGGCTGTGCGCGGACGCGCTGGCCCAGGGCGGCGCCATCCACATCTACGATAGCGGACACCTGGTGTCCCACGAGCTGGTTCGCCGGGCCGGGGGGCTGGTCGCCCTCAGCCGTCTCTCCTTCTCGCTGAATGTGGACAATGAGGTCCGCACCCGGCCCGCCCCACCCGATCCGGACGTGCGCCAGCGTATCGGCTACATCGAGCATATCTTCGACGGAGGCCAGTTGCGCAGTGGCGACGTGTTGATCGTCGGCAGCGTGTCGGGGAAATCGGCCACCATCGTGGAGCTGGCCCTACAGGCCCGGGCCCACGGGCTGACCGTGATCGCCCTGACGGCGGTGGCCTACAGCTCCCGGCTCACGTCGGAGCACCCCAGCGGCCGGCGGCTGTTCGAGGCGGCCGATCTGGTCCTGGACAACCATGCGCCCTATGGCGACGCGATGCTCACGGTGGAGGGGCTGGATACCCCCATCTGCCCCGCCTCCGGGATCGGCGCGGCGTACGTGCTCTGGGGGGTGACGGCGGGCATCATCGAGGAGCTCCTCTCCCGGGGGTTGACGCCCACCGTCTACCCCAGCGTCAACCTGCCGGATGGCCCCGAACGGGTACGGGAAGCGGAAGAAAGAGCCCTGGAGAAGGGATGCTGATGAGATACCTAGATCAGATCATCGATCTACTACAGGAAGTCCGTGAGACGCAGGTGGAGGCGATGGAGCGAGCGGCCGAGATGATGGCCGACGCGATCATGAACGATCACATGATTTTCGTGTTCGGCCCCTCCCACGCGGGCATCCTGGCCCAGGAGCTTTTCTATCGGGCGGGCGGGTTGGTGCCCATCAACCCGATCCTCCCCCCCGGCCTGACGACGGACGTGCGCCCGGTCACGCTCACCACCCGGCTGGAGCGGCTGCCCGGCTTCGGCACTCAGATCATCGAGGAGACGCCCATCGGCCCGGGGGATGTGCTGATCTCGGTCTCCGTATCGGGGCGAAACGTGACGGTGGTGGAGGCCACCCAGGCGGCCAAGGCCCGTGGGGCGAGGATCATCGCCCTGACGTCGCTCCAGTACTCCCGCTCCGTCGCCCCCCGCAGGCCCGGCATGCCCCGCCTCTTCGAGATCGCCGATCTGGTGCTGGACAATCGGGCGCCCATCGGGGATGCCCTGGTGGAGATCGACGGCCTGCCCCAACGGGTCGGGCCGTCATCCACGGTGACGGGGGCGGCGATCCTGAACGCGGTGGTCGTGCGGACGGCGGAGATCCTATCCGAGCGGGGGGAGGAGGTGCCGATCTTCGTCAGCGCCAACGTGGAAGGCGGGGACGAGAGCAATCGGCAGTGGCTCGAACGCTACCGAGGACGGCTCACGTACCTATGAAGGGCAGAGAAGGCCAGGGATGATCGGCAGCCGTTGGCTCGTTGCCGAACGGGCCGCCAGCAAGCAAAACCAAAGTAGTAGTAGCAAAACCAAGGGAGGGCAGATTTCCATATCTGCCCTCTCGAAGGCTTGCATGGACGTGCTCGAACGCTGCCGAACGGGCCGCCAGCGAGCAAAACCAAAGGAGGGCAGATTTCTATATCTGCCCTCTCGAAGTCATGGCAGCAAAACCAAGGGAGGGCAGATTTCCATATCTGCCCTCTCGAAGTGAGAGTCGACACCCGTTGCGGCGAGGCTCCCTGTCATGGCAGCAAAACCAAGGGAGGGCAGATTTCCACATCTGCCCTCCTCAAAGCGAGTCGATATCCATTGCGGCGAGGCTCCCTGTCATGGCAGCAAAACCAAGGGAGGGCAGATTTCCACATCTGCCCTCCTCGAAGCGAGTCGATATCCATTGCAGCGAGACTTCCTGTCATGGTAGCAAAACCAAAGGAGGGCAGATTTCCATATCTGCCCCCTCGAAGCGAGAGTCGATATCCATTGCGGCGAGGTTTCCTGTCATGGCAGCAAAACCAAGAGGGGCAGATTTCCATATCTGCCCTCCTCGAAGCGAGTCGATATCCGTTGCGGCGAGGCTCCCTGTCATGGTAGAATAGAGCAGGCAAAGTCGGCTTCCTCCCCTCAAGCGCGAGGTGTTGAACATGCCCGCCATAGGCTCCAAACGCGGCTGGGTCCTCATACGGGCCGCCTTGCTGGCTTTCGTCGAGGCCGCGAATGTGTTTCCTGCCCCTGAAGGCCCGCTTCTCGCCGGAGCAGCCGCCCTGACGGCAGAGCTCACAGCACTGTTCACCACGAAGCGGAAGAGCCTACCCCGGGAAGCCCGAGATCTTCTCGCCTCCCTGAGAAAGGATTACCAGCAGCTGTTGGAGGCCGAGAGGGACCGCGCTGATCTCTCCCAGGCGGTGGAGACTGCCCTGGGCATACTGGTCCATCACGGTCTGGGGCCTGACGGGCTAGTCGCCCAGGGCCTGGACCCTGACCGGGCCGCCCGGCAGACCCTTCGCGATGGCGCGGCTTATCTACGGGACCTGGAGCAGGCCACGGAAGACCTGGTGAAGCGGTTGGTGCGCGAGCACTATCGCCTGCTGCTGTCCCATGAACGAGCCCTAAATTACGTAGGTGTGGAGGCGTTGGCCGTCCTGCTGGAAGGGAGCGAGAAACTACAGGACCTCCTGCTGCGTCTGCTGGAGGCCGACCGGGTGCGGGCCCGTCGCCACGTGCGCTGGCCCGTGCGCAGCTACGCCCCCGAATGGGGCCTGCAGCCCGTCATGTTGCGACCGGAATACAGGCTGGTGGACTACAACAAGAGCCAGGCTCATGAGAAGGCCCGAGACGAGCTGTTGGCCTGGCTGCGGGGATTGGCCAAACAGCCTGTGGACCAGCGGGTAGGCGTGCGTCTCTATGTGGGCCCCGGAGGTGCGGGGAAGACCCGCCTGCTCCTGGAGGTGGGGGACGCCCTGCGAGCGGAGGGCTGGTCCACAGGTTTCCTGGCCGTGGATGGGGCCACCGAGGAGAACGCTTGCTGGCTGGTGGATGCGCCCGGCCCAACGCTGCTGATCGTGGACTACGCAGGGACCCGCTCCGGCGAGGTAGAGGCCCTGCTGGACGCCCTGGCCGAGAACCGGCATCGCCAGGACCCCTTCGCCCTGGTGCTGCTGGATCGCAGCCAGCCGAGCTGGTTCCGATCCGCCTTGCAGCAGGGCTCGGATCTAGGTTACGTGGGACGCCCCGAGTTATCCCTGCCGCCGACCGTGGAAACCCGAGCGCACCAAGTGCCCCAGATCGAGCCCGAGGATTTGCCGGAGATCTATCAAGCCGGCGTGGTAGGGCTGGCCAGGGCCATCAATCAGAAGCCACCGCAGGACAGCTCCCCTCCCGCCCGATTGCCCCGGCGGCCGTTATACGTGCTCTTGCTGGCTCTGCTGACCGTGGCCGGGGAGCCCTGGCCGGAGGATACAGCCGATGAGAACAGCATCCTGGCCCGGGTATGGGACTGG
It contains:
- a CDS encoding SIS domain-containing protein, which encodes MRYLDQIIDLLQEVRETQVEAMERAAEMMADAIMNDHMIFVFGPSHAGILAQELFYRAGGLVPINPILPPGLTTDVRPVTLTTRLERLPGFGTQIIEETPIGPGDVLISVSVSGRNVTVVEATQAAKARGARIIALTSLQYSRSVAPRRPGMPRLFEIADLVLDNRAPIGDALVEIDGLPQRVGPSSTVTGAAILNAVVVRTAEILSERGEEVPIFVSANVEGGDESNRQWLERYRGRLTYL
- a CDS encoding DUF5107 domain-containing protein; the encoded protein is MSASPVRAWETTLALDTYPIGPPDPFPPYQLTGNASVYPYPLLDTLSTEKERREYRALMLENRYLQVTVLPELGGRIYRVLDKISQRDMFYTTRVIKPALIALRGAWIAGGIEWNFRKGHHVDTLSPVNGWIAQNDDGSASIIVGHPEWVSHMRWQVRITLRPDDAAIYVDIRLSNPTRIAHRYYFWSNSAEAATDGLQIICPASSGWGSRGNRFRWPVHEGRDLQWYRNIPGSSDAFLYAPHRDFFGCYDHDAHYGLVHFADARRAPGKKFFTWGVDEHGLMWAEILSDGDGPYVELQASPQLDQHVWDMFPPQTVHAWDERWWPVRAIGGFVWANDRAAVNLQATDGRVQVGVCPSRPLGRCRITLQDGDRILWEAHADLAPERPFTTSAELSLDASARERLSVHVTDISGETIIAYDPKVHTPDVPLPPERPRPPRASMTAEELTVAARVKETEAEYDEAQDLFREALSRDPGFSAAHVGLARLSARQGLWRDVLEHTEQALKRDPHHGEAIYLSGLAHAALGDDEAAETTLWQLHRDPAWATPAFVALGDLAARAGRWPEAIELYEQAASPLTGPRLSLAFRRLGRTESALRHSRAAVERDHCDGAAWAEVWFATRETADFDALRAALMDQPEMWLDVALFYADLGATDEARELLSWATDEGHPAADHPIAWYHLGRLQDRAEDRAAAGQALRRARRLPPAEIFPHRLSTLDALDYALAHDPADARAHLYRGEILYALGRRPEAEEAWRAAVRHEPGLAVAHRNLGLAAYQAGRYQEALRHYEEAVRLAPDQVRPHLERDRAGREAGVEPRQRLDWLRRAPASVRADHRVALQLAHLHTLVGEYDAAIDLLESTWFHPWEGEKRARQVYVDAYLGRAGEAYRRGDYEAALADCRRALEYPPNIRVGRPHQTADAAIAYLAGRAADALGRRELAASFYQAAAQESHPPESPLRYHQALALRALGREKEAEAMLAGMDPSLRAQLDAQWAWLREG
- a CDS encoding sugar isomerase domain-containing protein, coding for MLIERYFEAMQAKLSEIASDLEPIRQAARLCADALAQGGAIHIYDSGHLVSHELVRRAGGLVALSRLSFSLNVDNEVRTRPAPPDPDVRQRIGYIEHIFDGGQLRSGDVLIVGSVSGKSATIVELALQARAHGLTVIALTAVAYSSRLTSEHPSGRRLFEAADLVLDNHAPYGDAMLTVEGLDTPICPASGIGAAYVLWGVTAGIIEELLSRGLTPTVYPSVNLPDGPERVREAEERALEKGC